A genome region from Nitrospira sp. includes the following:
- a CDS encoding transposase, producing the protein MGRPLRPTAGDVVFHVLNRANARRTLFEDEGDYAAFIRVLEQACARVAMRLLAYCVMPNHWHLIVWPRKDGDLSRFMNWLTLTHTQRWHQHRHTVGEGHVYQGCFKSFPVETSEYLLMVCRYAERNPVRAGLVDRAEQWGWSSAGACRRHEGAVPLSAWPMARPAHWLDWVNEG; encoded by the coding sequence ATGGGGAGACCGTTGCGGCCGACGGCGGGGGACGTGGTGTTTCACGTGCTCAATCGGGCCAACGCCCGCCGGACACTGTTTGAGGACGAGGGGGACTATGCCGCGTTTATACGTGTGTTGGAACAGGCCTGTGCGCGTGTGGCCATGCGGCTCCTCGCCTATTGCGTGATGCCCAACCACTGGCATCTCATCGTCTGGCCGCGCAAGGACGGCGATCTATCACGATTTATGAACTGGCTCACGCTGACCCACACGCAACGGTGGCATCAGCATCGCCACACGGTCGGAGAGGGGCATGTGTACCAAGGTTGCTTCAAATCGTTCCCGGTCGAAACGAGCGAGTATCTGCTGATGGTCTGTCGCTATGCGGAACGGAACCCCGTGCGGGCGGGCCTCGTGGATCGAGCGGAGCAGTGGGGCTGGAGTAGCGCGGGGGCGTGTCGGCGGCATGAGGGTGCTGTCCCGCTGAGCGCCTGGCCGATGGCGCGTCCTGCTCATTGGCTCGATTGGGTGAACGAAGGCTAG
- a CDS encoding DUF6258 family protein, giving the protein MADLLEKGALFNMTPIDFARSVYLGDRACKAINIDCWNSRVRVQVDCISRIRDESGQWNFYTKEDITDGYLVFDGIRSVELHNEGHIPNDTINSFLVTEASADSIAIEMSIGAVSESVPYFETILRLTCRSIHIEDPSRPGEEIYS; this is encoded by the coding sequence TTGGCCGATTTATTAGAGAAGGGGGCGCTATTCAATATGACTCCAATTGACTTTGCTAGGAGTGTCTATTTGGGTGACAGAGCTTGCAAAGCAATCAATATCGATTGCTGGAATTCCCGGGTCCGAGTGCAAGTGGACTGCATTTCCCGAATACGTGATGAAAGCGGGCAGTGGAATTTCTATACCAAGGAAGACATCACGGACGGATATCTCGTCTTTGACGGCATTCGTAGTGTTGAACTGCACAACGAGGGGCATATCCCGAACGATACCATAAACAGCTTTCTTGTCACGGAAGCGAGTGCAGACAGCATTGCCATTGAAATGTCAATTGGCGCAGTCAGTGAGAGTGTTCCTTACTTCGAGACGATTCTTCGTTTGACGTGCCGCTCAATACACATTGAAGACCCGTCGCGGCCGGGAGAAGAAATCTATTCGTAA